In Terriglobus sp. TAA 43, a single window of DNA contains:
- a CDS encoding YihY/virulence factor BrkB family protein translates to MTQPTAHTPENPQQRAAERGWGLHAMEKNAWAMVQSSPIHRMWDLRGVPLKEVAKRTWKGIDDDNLFGRASQLAYAFFSAIFPALIAISSLMGLIAKSSGHLYFALLNKLGTLIPPTAFALVTETFRQTTSASTPGKVTFGLLFALFSASVGISALQDTLNSVYRVRESRPFWKARVEAMGLTLVVGSLILASVLVLFGGDLAANYLAHLFRGAWVLAIILRVLYWIVASLLVILSFEVMYYCCPDVQHRVWRWFTPGGVVGLLGWIAGSVALRVYLHYFNSYSVTYGSLGAVIILLLWFYLSGVMILLGGEVNSEIERAAAEKKIASGEVPTASAVAKVELNPGKAAS, encoded by the coding sequence ATGACGCAGCCGACCGCACACACACCCGAGAATCCGCAGCAGAGGGCAGCCGAACGCGGATGGGGCCTACATGCAATGGAGAAGAACGCATGGGCAATGGTGCAGAGTTCGCCGATCCATAGGATGTGGGATCTACGAGGCGTTCCGCTGAAAGAAGTGGCGAAGCGTACGTGGAAGGGCATTGATGACGACAACCTTTTCGGCCGTGCATCGCAGCTTGCGTATGCGTTCTTCTCTGCTATTTTTCCCGCTTTGATCGCGATTTCATCCTTGATGGGATTGATCGCGAAGTCGTCAGGGCATCTATATTTTGCGTTGTTGAACAAGCTTGGGACGTTAATCCCGCCTACCGCTTTCGCGCTGGTCACGGAGACGTTTCGTCAGACCACGAGCGCGTCTACGCCTGGGAAGGTTACGTTTGGACTTCTGTTCGCATTGTTCTCTGCAAGCGTTGGTATCTCCGCACTGCAGGACACGCTGAACTCTGTCTATCGCGTGCGGGAGTCGCGTCCTTTCTGGAAGGCTCGCGTGGAGGCGATGGGTCTCACGCTGGTTGTGGGCTCGCTGATTCTTGCTTCTGTGCTGGTTCTGTTCGGCGGTGATCTCGCTGCGAATTATCTTGCACACTTGTTTCGCGGCGCTTGGGTGCTGGCGATCATCCTGCGTGTGCTGTATTGGATTGTGGCGTCATTGCTGGTGATTCTTTCGTTTGAGGTGATGTATTACTGCTGCCCTGATGTGCAGCACCGGGTATGGCGTTGGTTTACACCCGGCGGCGTTGTTGGATTGCTCGGATGGATTGCGGGTTCGGTTGCCCTGCGTGTGTATCTGCATTACTTCAACAGTTATTCCGTTACATACGGATCGCTTGGCGCTGTCATCATCCTGTTGCTCTGGTTTTATCTGTCGGGCGTGATGATTCTGTTGGGCGGTGAAGTGAATTCAGAGATTGAACGCGCCGCGGCAGAAAAGAAGATTGCCAGTGGCGAGGTGCCGACTGCATCTGCTGTCGCGAAGGTGGAATTGAATCCGGGAAAGGCGGCAAGTTAG
- a CDS encoding LrgB family protein, translating to MTLRTEPLLWLPLTILFYLAGAWLQRRTRSPLANPTLIGIVLVGTSLWLLHISYAQYFSAVQLLHFLLGPATVALAIPVVQSLEHLRRGLLPTLAALFAGSVTGAVSAYALVRLCGGSRFLALSMLPKSLTTPIAMGVSDTIGGSASLTAVFAILAGILTAIALPMLLRTLRVHHPAATGLAAGTAGSGIAAASVIPLGPVPAAFAGIAIGVNGLMTALLAPLLARIFTHW from the coding sequence ATGACACTGCGCACTGAACCACTGCTGTGGCTCCCACTGACGATTTTGTTTTATCTGGCAGGCGCATGGTTGCAGCGCCGCACACGATCCCCATTGGCCAACCCGACGCTCATCGGCATCGTGCTGGTCGGCACTTCGCTCTGGCTGCTGCACATCTCTTATGCGCAATACTTCTCCGCCGTGCAGCTACTGCACTTCCTGCTTGGACCGGCCACCGTGGCGCTCGCCATTCCCGTGGTGCAATCGCTGGAGCATCTGCGACGCGGCCTTCTGCCCACGCTCGCCGCTCTCTTCGCCGGTTCCGTAACAGGAGCAGTCAGCGCCTACGCCCTGGTTCGTCTCTGTGGAGGAAGCCGCTTTCTTGCGCTTTCCATGCTGCCGAAGTCGCTCACAACTCCCATCGCTATGGGGGTTTCGGACACCATCGGCGGCAGCGCGTCCCTCACAGCCGTCTTCGCCATCCTTGCCGGCATCCTCACCGCCATTGCACTGCCCATGCTGCTGCGAACGCTACGTGTCCATCATCCGGCAGCCACTGGACTAGCCGCCGGGACCGCCGGAAGCGGCATTGCAGCGGCCAGCGTCATCCCGCTCGGCCCTGTTCCGGCAGCCTTCGCGGGCATCGCCATTGGCGTCAACGGCTTGATGACTGCCCTGCTGGCTCCGCTGCTTGCCCGGATCTTTACTCACTGGTAA
- a CDS encoding CidA/LrgA family protein, which yields MATLRSFLILLAAQLAGEALHRALHLPLPGAVLGMALLAVILLLRKREPDAALVQTSNGLLRWLGLLFIPAGAGVVANLGLLRSAWLPITVALLLSTALTVAATALVMQWLLRRGQRVAITSEQR from the coding sequence ATGGCAACGCTTCGATCCTTCCTGATACTGCTCGCCGCGCAACTGGCAGGCGAGGCGTTGCACCGCGCGCTGCATCTGCCGCTGCCCGGCGCCGTGCTGGGCATGGCGTTGCTTGCAGTCATCCTGCTGCTTCGCAAACGCGAACCAGACGCAGCGCTGGTGCAAACCTCCAACGGTCTATTGCGCTGGCTCGGCTTGCTATTCATCCCTGCTGGCGCGGGCGTCGTGGCGAACCTCGGTCTGTTGCGCTCTGCATGGCTACCCATTACCGTGGCGCTTTTGCTCTCCACCGCGTTGACTGTGGCGGCGACAGCACTCGTCATGCAATGGCTGCTACGTCGCGGCCAACGCGTCGCCATCACGTCGGAGCAACGATGA
- a CDS encoding ATP-binding cassette domain-containing protein, with amino-acid sequence MSTPLLVAEGLVKEYGNSRVVSGVSLSIARGEILGLVGESGSGKSTVARMVLRLIEPTQGTVHFDGMDVLKAGRSEMKALRRRMGVVFQDPFAALDPRMRVRDILAEPFAIHGEQTLQGRSMEETLTAMLCEVGLDASALDRYPHAFSGGQRQRINIARALALRPEFLVLDEPVSALDVSVGAQVINLLRDLQKTRGLTCLFISHSMPLVRYLCDRVAVMRRGELVEAGDAVSICEHPREAYTQALIAATPEFAGL; translated from the coding sequence ATGAGTACTCCGCTACTGGTTGCCGAAGGGCTTGTGAAGGAATACGGCAACAGCCGCGTGGTCAGCGGTGTTTCGCTTTCCATTGCGCGGGGAGAGATCCTAGGGCTGGTGGGCGAGAGCGGCAGCGGTAAGAGCACTGTGGCGCGCATGGTGCTGCGGTTGATTGAACCAACGCAGGGCACGGTTCATTTTGATGGGATGGATGTACTGAAGGCTGGTCGCAGCGAGATGAAGGCGCTGCGGCGCCGAATGGGCGTGGTGTTTCAGGACCCCTTTGCTGCTCTTGATCCGCGTATGCGGGTACGCGACATCCTTGCGGAGCCATTTGCCATTCACGGCGAACAGACGCTGCAGGGGCGGTCAATGGAAGAAACATTGACCGCCATGCTGTGCGAGGTGGGATTGGATGCTTCCGCGCTGGATCGGTATCCGCATGCGTTCAGCGGAGGTCAGCGGCAGCGCATCAACATTGCGCGTGCGCTGGCGTTGCGGCCGGAGTTCCTGGTACTGGATGAGCCGGTGAGCGCACTGGATGTGTCGGTGGGTGCGCAGGTGATTAATCTGTTGCGTGATTTGCAGAAGACGCGAGGATTGACGTGCTTATTCATTTCGCATTCCATGCCGTTGGTGCGGTATTTGTGCGACCGCGTGGCAGTGATGCGTCGCGGTGAACTGGTTGAAGCGGGCGATGCGGTCAGCATCTGCGAACATCCTCGCGAAGCGTACACGCAGGCCTTGATCGCGGCGACCCCAGAGTTTGCCGGGCTCTAA
- a CDS encoding amidase gives MMDRREFLERCGAAGLGQTLFPGALLGLMAQSASAQQAAKYEAPRISENPAITLEMLAAAAAIAGITLTDEQKKMMLGDVITQLKGLQAIRDLHLPNSVAPADVFDPRPVGFVMPKAAAAVEQVHEKADAALLADKEKLAFASIGELGALLRAKKISAVELVKFYLERLRRLDPKLHLLITATDARALKQAAALDAEAAKGKWRGPLHGIPWGAKDLLAVKGYPTTWGAGGFEHQVIDEDATVVQRLDAAGAVLIAKLTLGALAQGDLWFGGKTRNPWNPKQGSSGSSAGPASAVAAGCCAFAIGSETQGSISSPSTRCGTTGHRPTFGFVPRTGAMALSWSMDKLGPICHNAQDAALVMAAIAGADEKDLSVRSDVRFMQAGRTELGSLRIGYLESAFAEPTPRAAEKDETAAQREQRERNFERQRYDSKYDRAALDVLRGMGIKLIPVKLPALPFSSISKVLGVEAAAAFDEITRNGRVNLLTEQSPNDWPNQFRTARMYSGVDYVQAMRARSLIIAELAKLFASVDIIVTPSGGPQLTATNLSGHPAVIVPNGLRDQDAPLPQDTTDGGRMNVGGPGTPVSVTFLGQLYDDARLLAFARMYQEKTRFHLAHPAL, from the coding sequence ATGATGGACAGGCGAGAGTTTCTGGAGCGGTGTGGCGCCGCGGGATTGGGGCAGACGTTGTTTCCCGGTGCGTTGTTGGGATTGATGGCGCAGAGTGCCTCTGCGCAACAGGCGGCCAAGTATGAAGCGCCCAGGATTAGTGAGAACCCTGCAATCACGCTAGAGATGCTGGCCGCGGCCGCAGCGATTGCGGGCATCACGCTGACGGATGAGCAGAAGAAGATGATGCTGGGCGACGTGATCACGCAGCTCAAGGGATTGCAGGCGATTCGCGATCTCCATCTTCCAAATTCCGTTGCGCCTGCGGATGTGTTTGATCCGCGTCCGGTGGGATTTGTGATGCCGAAAGCCGCTGCCGCCGTAGAGCAAGTCCATGAGAAGGCAGATGCAGCGTTGCTTGCGGACAAGGAGAAGTTGGCCTTCGCTTCCATCGGAGAACTGGGCGCGTTGCTGCGTGCGAAAAAGATCAGCGCAGTAGAACTGGTGAAGTTCTATTTGGAACGCTTGCGTCGGCTTGATCCGAAGCTGCATTTACTGATCACGGCGACGGACGCGCGCGCGTTGAAGCAGGCTGCCGCGCTGGATGCGGAGGCTGCGAAGGGGAAGTGGCGTGGGCCTCTGCATGGCATTCCTTGGGGCGCTAAGGATCTGCTTGCTGTGAAGGGCTATCCCACGACGTGGGGCGCAGGCGGGTTTGAGCATCAAGTCATCGACGAAGACGCCACGGTAGTGCAGCGCCTAGATGCAGCGGGCGCGGTGTTGATTGCGAAGTTGACACTGGGTGCGTTGGCGCAGGGCGATCTTTGGTTTGGTGGGAAGACACGCAACCCTTGGAATCCGAAGCAGGGATCGAGTGGATCGTCTGCGGGACCTGCTTCTGCTGTGGCTGCGGGATGCTGTGCGTTTGCGATTGGTTCGGAGACGCAGGGGTCGATCTCTTCGCCAAGTACTCGCTGCGGTACGACGGGACATCGACCCACATTTGGCTTTGTGCCGCGCACGGGCGCGATGGCGTTGAGCTGGAGCATGGATAAGCTTGGGCCAATCTGTCACAACGCCCAGGATGCTGCTCTGGTGATGGCTGCGATTGCTGGTGCGGATGAGAAGGATTTGTCTGTGCGATCGGATGTCCGGTTTATGCAAGCAGGCAGGACGGAGTTGGGTTCGTTGCGGATTGGTTATCTGGAGAGTGCATTCGCGGAGCCAACACCGCGTGCTGCGGAGAAGGACGAGACGGCGGCGCAACGGGAACAGCGCGAGCGCAACTTTGAGCGGCAGCGCTATGACAGCAAATATGATCGCGCGGCGCTGGATGTTTTGCGCGGCATGGGCATCAAGTTGATTCCGGTGAAGCTGCCTGCGCTGCCGTTTTCATCCATCAGCAAAGTGTTGGGTGTGGAGGCCGCTGCGGCGTTCGACGAGATTACGCGGAATGGTCGCGTGAATCTGTTGACGGAGCAGTCGCCCAACGATTGGCCGAACCAGTTCCGCACCGCACGCATGTATAGCGGTGTGGATTATGTGCAGGCTATGCGCGCGCGGTCGTTGATCATTGCGGAGTTGGCCAAGCTATTTGCGTCGGTGGACATTATCGTTACGCCCAGTGGCGGACCGCAACTGACGGCAACTAACCTAAGCGGGCATCCTGCAGTGATTGTCCCGAACGGCTTGCGCGATCAGGATGCACCGTTGCCTCAGGACACCACCGATGGTGGGCGTATGAATGTTGGGGGACCGGGGACGCCGGTGAGCGTCACGTTCCTTGGCCAGCTTTATGACGACGCGCGGCTGCTGGCCTTTGCGCGGATGTACCAGGAGAAGACGCGCTTCCACCTGGCACATCCTGCGTTGTAA
- a CDS encoding glycoside hydrolase family 18 protein — protein sequence MMRFPTALCNGMAMTCLLASLCAAQSPTTPVVTKAPLHTLPAQRTEIVGYFPQWGIYNRRYIAVDLIHSGAVRSLTQLDYSQANISNNACALADSKADTEMIFKAEDSVDGVADQPDAPLRGNFHQLQLLKARYPKLRILISIEGRPDLFAEAARPENRVAFVHSCIARFLEGHIAPGIEAPHLFDGIDVDWEYPGADDADDFYALMAEFRRQMDTIRLKSMALRAGTSQRGFTLSIASGAAQKHITPIDWKRVAASVDQIGVMAYDYYGPWARDTGFHAPLASANPKAETVTTTINAYLASGAPAKQLLLGVPFYAYQWHNVAQGGSYGLNSKGDPVRGNLNQSTAATLMQNPGAHLYRDPLSHAPWIYDGDNFLTFEDAVSLQAKTAFARDNNLGGIMVWELSGDTNDAQLLHALSKDAPATK from the coding sequence ATGATGCGTTTCCCTACAGCACTCTGCAACGGCATGGCGATGACGTGCCTGCTGGCCTCTCTCTGCGCCGCGCAGTCTCCAACGACGCCGGTAGTGACGAAAGCGCCGCTACACACCCTTCCGGCGCAGCGAACCGAAATCGTTGGCTATTTCCCGCAATGGGGTATCTACAACCGCCGTTATATCGCGGTCGATCTCATCCACAGCGGAGCCGTACGGTCGCTTACGCAACTGGACTATTCGCAGGCCAACATTAGTAACAATGCATGTGCCCTTGCCGATTCCAAGGCAGACACGGAGATGATCTTCAAAGCAGAAGACTCCGTTGATGGCGTAGCCGATCAGCCGGATGCTCCCCTGCGTGGCAACTTCCATCAACTGCAACTGCTGAAAGCGCGCTATCCCAAACTGCGCATCCTGATCTCCATCGAGGGCAGACCCGACCTCTTTGCCGAAGCCGCCAGGCCTGAAAACCGCGTGGCCTTTGTGCATTCGTGCATCGCACGATTCCTCGAAGGTCATATCGCCCCTGGCATCGAGGCGCCGCATCTCTTCGACGGCATCGATGTGGACTGGGAATATCCCGGCGCTGATGATGCCGACGACTTCTACGCACTGATGGCAGAGTTTCGCCGCCAGATGGACACCATCCGATTGAAATCAATGGCGCTGCGTGCAGGTACTTCGCAACGCGGCTTCACGCTCTCCATCGCCAGCGGCGCTGCGCAGAAACACATCACTCCCATCGATTGGAAACGTGTCGCCGCCAGTGTCGATCAGATTGGCGTTATGGCTTACGACTACTACGGCCCCTGGGCGCGCGATACGGGATTCCATGCGCCACTCGCCTCTGCCAATCCCAAAGCGGAGACTGTGACCACCACCATCAACGCGTACCTCGCCAGTGGCGCACCTGCGAAGCAGCTACTGCTCGGCGTTCCGTTTTATGCCTATCAATGGCACAACGTCGCGCAGGGAGGCAGCTACGGACTGAACAGCAAAGGCGACCCCGTTCGCGGCAATCTGAATCAATCCACCGCCGCCACGCTCATGCAGAATCCAGGCGCGCATCTTTATCGCGATCCTCTGTCGCATGCCCCCTGGATCTACGATGGAGACAACTTTCTCACCTTTGAAGACGCCGTCTCACTGCAGGCAAAGACTGCTTTCGCCCGCGACAACAATCTCGGCGGCATTATGGTCTGGGAGCTGAGCGGCGACACGAACGATGCACAACTCCTTCACGCCTTATCGAAGGACGCTCCCGCAACAAAGTAA
- a CDS encoding MFS transporter: protein MTSAGSTKPINTPAQVLFASLVGTTVEFFDFYIYATAAVIVFPLLFFPAGDPTAATLQSLATFAIAFIARPIGSALFGHFGDRIGRKTTLVLALSTMGLSTVGVGLLPTYKTAGVLASLLLALCRFGQGIGLGGEWGGAVLLATENAPPNKRAWYGMFPQLGAPIGFFFSSSVFLVLSKWLTPAQFLSFGWRLPFLASGVLVLLGLYVRLTITETPVFAESMARREAQRVPILSVLKNHFGTVIAGILTSLSAFVAFYLMIVFTLTWATTALGYSKPDFLRMQLVGVLFFALAIPVAALLAEKGRKPVMIAINVAIGAYGFAFAPLFQAGHGGAQLMLILGLTLMGLVYGPLGTVLSELFPTPVRYTGSSLAFSIAGIVGASLAPYIALWLAKHYGLKYVGYYLTSSAVLTMIGLLAIRETKHSDMAAAVQAP from the coding sequence ATGACAAGCGCCGGATCGACCAAGCCCATCAATACACCCGCACAAGTGCTGTTTGCCTCGCTCGTAGGCACCACCGTAGAGTTTTTCGATTTCTATATCTACGCCACAGCGGCCGTTATCGTATTCCCGCTCCTGTTCTTCCCGGCAGGCGATCCCACCGCGGCGACGCTTCAATCGCTGGCGACCTTCGCGATCGCTTTCATTGCTCGGCCCATTGGATCGGCTCTCTTTGGCCACTTCGGCGACCGGATCGGACGCAAAACCACGCTGGTCCTCGCGCTTTCCACCATGGGCCTCTCCACCGTGGGCGTGGGGCTACTGCCTACGTATAAGACCGCGGGTGTCCTTGCATCGCTGCTGCTGGCGTTGTGCCGCTTTGGACAGGGCATTGGACTTGGTGGCGAATGGGGCGGCGCTGTCCTGCTTGCTACGGAAAATGCACCACCGAACAAACGCGCCTGGTATGGCATGTTCCCGCAGCTTGGCGCTCCCATCGGCTTCTTCTTCTCCAGCTCCGTTTTTCTGGTGCTTTCGAAGTGGCTCACGCCCGCGCAGTTCCTATCGTTCGGCTGGCGTCTGCCGTTCCTCGCCAGCGGCGTGCTTGTACTGCTTGGCCTCTACGTGCGACTCACCATCACGGAAACGCCCGTGTTCGCTGAATCCATGGCACGCCGCGAAGCCCAGCGCGTGCCCATCCTCTCCGTGCTGAAGAACCACTTCGGTACAGTCATTGCGGGCATCCTCACCAGCCTCTCGGCGTTCGTCGCCTTCTATCTGATGATCGTCTTCACGCTCACATGGGCAACGACCGCCCTCGGCTACTCCAAGCCGGATTTCCTGAGGATGCAGTTGGTCGGCGTGCTTTTCTTTGCGCTGGCCATTCCAGTGGCGGCTCTACTGGCAGAGAAAGGCCGCAAGCCTGTCATGATCGCCATTAACGTCGCCATCGGTGCCTATGGCTTCGCCTTCGCGCCGCTATTTCAGGCAGGGCACGGTGGTGCACAACTGATGCTCATACTTGGACTCACACTGATGGGCCTTGTCTACGGCCCACTTGGCACAGTCCTCTCTGAACTCTTCCCAACGCCTGTACGCTACACCGGCAGCTCTCTCGCCTTCAGCATTGCAGGCATCGTGGGCGCATCGCTCGCACCCTACATTGCACTGTGGCTCGCGAAGCACTACGGACTGAAGTACGTGGGCTACTACCTCACTTCATCCGCCGTGCTCACCATGATCGGCCTGCTCGCCATCCGCGAAACAAAGCACAGCGATATGGCCGCAGCCGTCCAGGCTCCGTAG
- a CDS encoding sodium:solute symporter, which translates to MSLYGIVIGLIVVTLLAVSLSRVRQVRTKADYLVAGRTLPAAVLVFTLLSSWIGSGSLLGGAENAYRHGFAALWQGGGGWAGLALIFFIAPRARKFAKFTIPDLLEARYNQTARVLGVIAVLFTYTAITSYQLIGGGDILHLIFPDRISAIAGRYIIAGFVIVFTAIAGMGSVAYMDVVIGSLATVTILLSLPILIHLTGGWHAVHAALPATHFMVLGDITPVQAAELFLPTCLLMLGNQSMYQKFFSAKSERDARNAVVGWVIGTVVLETAIVALALVGSAMFPTGEVSQHPREILAYLAMNGLRGNAMVEFLGALMMGAIFAKIISTANNYLFSPATNLVNDVFVRYLRPTAGDQEVLLVSRLMVVLLGVWALWQSLGTESVLKKSLYAYTIYSAALTPVILAAFFWKRATAAAAVTSIALGTVVTVGWDSAWVHRVFPAAIAERDAILPALLVSLLALFAVSLMTPKPTEEQLQPFQV; encoded by the coding sequence ATGAGTCTTTATGGAATTGTGATTGGGCTGATCGTGGTGACGCTGCTTGCAGTGTCGCTCTCACGCGTTCGGCAGGTGCGTACGAAAGCGGATTACCTGGTGGCTGGGCGGACATTGCCTGCGGCTGTGCTGGTGTTCACGCTGCTCTCAAGCTGGATTGGTTCAGGGTCGCTGCTGGGTGGCGCGGAGAATGCGTATCGCCATGGCTTTGCAGCGCTGTGGCAGGGTGGCGGCGGCTGGGCCGGCCTGGCGCTGATCTTCTTCATCGCACCACGCGCGCGTAAGTTTGCAAAGTTCACGATTCCGGATTTGCTTGAGGCTCGTTATAACCAAACGGCGCGTGTGCTTGGTGTGATTGCAGTACTGTTCACTTATACGGCAATCACCAGCTATCAGTTGATCGGTGGCGGCGACATTCTCCATCTCATCTTCCCGGATCGCATTAGCGCTATCGCCGGACGCTACATCATTGCGGGATTCGTCATTGTCTTCACGGCGATTGCGGGTATGGGATCTGTCGCGTACATGGATGTGGTGATTGGATCGTTGGCAACCGTAACGATCCTGTTGTCGCTGCCCATCCTGATTCATCTGACGGGCGGATGGCATGCAGTGCATGCCGCGCTTCCTGCAACGCACTTCATGGTACTGGGTGACATTACACCGGTGCAGGCAGCAGAGTTGTTTCTGCCTACGTGTTTGCTCATGCTGGGCAATCAGTCTATGTATCAGAAGTTTTTTTCTGCGAAGAGTGAGCGCGATGCGCGCAATGCCGTAGTGGGCTGGGTGATTGGCACGGTAGTCCTGGAGACGGCGATTGTAGCGCTGGCGCTGGTGGGATCTGCGATGTTCCCCACGGGCGAAGTGAGCCAGCATCCGCGCGAGATCCTTGCTTATCTTGCGATGAACGGACTGCGCGGGAATGCGATGGTGGAGTTCCTGGGTGCGCTGATGATGGGCGCGATCTTTGCGAAGATCATCTCGACGGCAAACAACTACCTCTTTAGCCCGGCAACGAATCTTGTGAACGATGTGTTTGTTCGCTATCTGCGCCCGACAGCGGGCGATCAGGAAGTGCTGCTGGTGTCGCGCTTGATGGTGGTGTTGCTGGGAGTGTGGGCACTCTGGCAATCGCTCGGCACGGAGAGCGTGCTGAAAAAGAGTCTCTATGCGTACACGATTTATTCTGCCGCACTGACACCGGTGATCCTGGCAGCGTTCTTCTGGAAGCGTGCTACGGCCGCGGCCGCGGTGACTTCGATTGCGCTGGGAACCGTGGTGACGGTGGGCTGGGATAGTGCGTGGGTACATCGTGTATTTCCTGCTGCGATTGCAGAGCGCGATGCAATTCTTCCGGCGCTTTTGGTCAGTCTATTGGCGTTGTTTGCAGTGAGCCTGATGACGCCGAAGCCAACGGAGGAGCAGTTGCAGCCGTTCCAGGTGTGA